AAGTGCGAAAGATACGCCAATCAGAAGTATTTTCTGCTTTCTGTTTTCAAGTCTGATTATCGTTTCAACTAATGTATCGTGATCTTTCAGATAAAATCCACTTTCGGGATGCCCGCTTTTCTTAATCAGATCATCAACCATGTAAATTAATGATGAACCTGTTCGCTCCAGATAAGCCGGTAATAATCCTAAAACTACGTAATCTTTTATGTTGCCATAAAAGTATTTAAATCCCTTTAGATAACTTTCCTCATAAACCGACAAGTCGCTCACAAAATGTTTACTCTGCGACATTCCGGTAGTTCCACTGCTCAGGAATACTTCCTGTTCCAACAAATCATTACTAACAACCCTATGCGATTTAAAAAACTGTATTGGAAGAAAAGGAATATCTTCAAGTTCTTTCACTTTTTCTACATCCACATCTAAATAATTAATAAATTCGCTGTACACTTTATTCTCTTTTGCCTGGTATTTGAATACCTCTAAAGCAATAGTTTTGAAAGTTGTAGAGTTATCTATTTTAAAAATGCTATTTTTAAGTGTTTCAAATTTCATAATTCATCTGATGAAATCAGTACTAAATAATATTTCCACAAAGTTATTATTAATACTTGTAATAATAAACTTAGGTAGCTGTAGAAAAATTCAAAGCTATCCGCCTGAACCCATAATTAAATTCGAGAGTGGGTATTTTACAATTGAAAAGGATACGCTAGAGAACAATATACTCTATTATAATTCCAACTTAAACTTCACTGACGGTGACGGAAATGTTGGTTGGGAAGCCAGTGAAGAAAAACCGGATGCACAAAGACCCTGTGACGTTATAAACACACATGACCTGTATGTAAATTTATTTGAAGAAATTGATGGTGAATTTGTTAAAAGAAAGTTTGTAACAGACTATCATTGTGTAAACGACACTTTAACTGACAGTTTAGGTGTAAATGTATTACACGCAAACCTGCCTTATATGCTGGGCAGGGGACAGGCAAATTCACTGATAGGAAATATTGAATACAAGATAGAGCTTCCTTCCTTACGCTCGAAAACTATTAAATTCGATTTTCAATTATGCGACAGGGACAACAACTACAGCGAGATTATCGAAAGTCCTGTTTATGGCGGTGTTGAGCCCCCGGAAGAATAATACCAACTTAAAATAAAACTGATCGACATGAATTATTAATTCACGGATTGATAATTTTTTGTATTCATTAAATCTTTAGGTTCAACAAAGTTAAATCGAAGATTCGACGAAGTCAATCGCTCCGCTTATTTCTAATTCATCTATCAATCACTTTGAATTCATATTGATATAAAAATGAGGACCTTATCAAAGATAAAGCCCTCATTATTACATAACTATCAAAACCTATATTTATTACATCACTACAAAACTAAGTGTTTTAGCTAAACCTTGACCTGTGATCATTAAAAAGTATTTTTGAGGTATTAAATCTAAGTTAAGTTCATTATGTCCTTTACTAAGTTTGATGCCATCCATAATTACTTTTCCATTCATATCATATACAGTACCAACAGCTTTTACCTTTAAATCAATATTCAATAAATTAACCGCAGGAATAGGATATACAGAAACATAAGTATTGTCGGAATCATTTATACCCAATGCATTCTGTCCACAAGTATCTAACCACACAGCATCAAAGTCCTTAACAAAGTCGACATTTGCTTCTGCAGCAGCGACGTCACTTACACAAATCGACATCAACAAATTCTTATCACACGACAAATTTGTTAAATTTATATTTGCAGAAACATCCAATTCCGTCATATCATTTGACGAACAGTACAACTCTGTTAACTCTAAATTAGATGAGAGGTCTATTACCGGCACTGAATTTACTTCCATTGACAATATACTTAACTGTGTGTTTGCGGAT
This sequence is a window from Bacteroidota bacterium. Protein-coding genes within it:
- a CDS encoding acyl transferase produces the protein MKFETLKNSIFKIDNSTTFKTIALEVFKYQAKENKVYSEFINYLDVDVEKVKELEDIPFLPIQFFKSHRVVSNDLLEQEVFLSSGTTGMSQSKHFVSDLSVYEESYLKGFKYFYGNIKDYVVLGLLPAYLERTGSSLIYMVDDLIKKSGHPESGFYLKDHDTLVETIIRLENRKQKILLIGVSFALLDFLDDYNLDLKYTTIMETGGMKGRRKEMVREELHEIFTSGFGVKSIHSEYGMTELLSQAYSKGDGVFKCPPWMKVLIRDTEDPFSYITFGKSGGLNVIDLANINSCSFIATQDLGRLHEDESFEVIGRFDHSDIRGCNLMVL